CCCCCACACCGATTTTATGTCATCAAACCCTTACAGGTCTTTTCCAAAGTGCCATTTTTAGTACCCAAGGAATTCAACCTTCTCTCCTCAAACGGTTTCAACTCCCGGCCTGTTGCGGTTCTTCGGAGGATATCTCTACCCTAAATATGGCCCAACTGCCTCTATTTCTTGATGATCCTATCGTTAGCGAACAATTTTATTTAGTCTTGACTCCTCACTTTGGACTAATAGCTGTTTTAGGAGAAAATAGTCTGGGTCTTCCTGGGTTTGAGTTTTCCTTTGCACCAGAGGTAATACAAGAATGCTGGTTAACCTTGCGAGCGCGTCTTTTAATGACTAACCATCCTCAATTAGCTCAATTGGATGCCCTTGTTAACAATTTTACCCCATCTACCCCAGATTATCGTCTGGTGATGGAATTTAGCCGTTTATTACTACACCATTTACCAGAAATTACCCCAGTTATAGACCATAAACCTCGGCCTATTCAATCTTTAGACAAAAATCAGGGTCATTCATCATCTCATATTTCTCTTGATCTGCCGAGTGTCGGTGAAGATGCTCCCGATGTAGCCTTATTACAAGCCTTAACCCATGAAATTCGCACTCCTTTGACGACTATTCGCACCATGACGCGATTGTTACTGCGCAATCAAACATTATCTGCTAATATGCTCAAATTGCTCGAAAATATCGATCAAGAGTGTACAGAACAAATTAATCGTATGGAGTTGATTTTCCGGGCAACAGAGCTTAAAACTACGGCTCAAACGGCGAAATCTGTCCAATTAGTCCCCACATCTTTAGACGATCTTTTACAAAAAAGTATCCCTTGTTGGAAAAAACAAGCAAAACGGCGAAATGTGGAACTAGAGGTAGAATTACAAAAAAAATTACCTCAAGTAGTCAGTGATCCGGCTATGCTTGATCAAGTATTAACTGGGTTAATAGAAAAGTGTACTCGTAGTTTGTCCAGTGGGGGTAAAATGCGTTTAGAGGTGACAACTGCAGGACATCAACTTAAGCTACAGTTTTGTACGGAGTCTCCTTGTTATCATAATCCCCTCAAAGCGTTGGGACAATTATTAATGTTTCAACCTGAAACCGGAAGTTTAAGCCTTAATTTAGACGTTACTAAAAATTTATTCCATCGTTTGGGTGGTAAATTAATTGTTCGTCAGCGATCGCAACAAGGAGAAGTCTTTACAATTTTCCTACCCCTGGGAACAAATGCGCTGAAAAAAATGAAACTTGAATCATCATCAGGCAACATTTAGAGCTAATTTGCTACATTAAGATTCGGGTTTGTTGAGTTTCGTTCCTCAACCCAACCTACAATCTAGATGGCATTCATTGGTAATTATATTAGAAGTAGTGTATAATGTTAGTTTTGGGATAATTTGTGCATTAGGAGAAAATAACTTATATGTCTCGTTATAGAGGACCCCGTTTAAGAGTTGTCAGACGACTCGGAGAATTACCTGGATTAAGCCGTAAAAACCCTCGTCGGGCCTATCCCCCGGGCCAACATGGTCAAGCGCGTAAAAAACGCTCAGAATACGCCATTCGACTGGAAGAAAAGCAAAAACTCCGGTTTAATTATGGGGTAACGGAAAATCAATTAGTACGTTATGTGAAAAAAGCTCGACGTGCTACAGGTTCTACGGGTCAGAAATTACTCGAATTGCTAGAAATGCGCCTAGATAACACCGTTTTTCGCTTAGGGATGGCTGGAACTATTCCTGCGGCCCGTCAATTGGTGAATCACGGTCATGTGATGGTTAATGGTAGAGTGGTTGATATTGCCAGCTATCAATGTCGTCCTGGAGATGTGATCGCAGTGCGTAATCAAGATCGCTCTCGTCGTTTAGTTGAGGCTAATATTGCTTATCCTGGGTTAGCGAACCTTCCTAGTCATTTAGAGTTTGATAAAAACACCTTCACCGGAAAAGTCAATGGAGTGGTTGAACGGGAATGGGTGGCGTTACAAATTAATGAACTGTTAGTGGTTGAATACTATTCTCGGAAAGCTTAGAGAAAAGTTGGACAACCAAACAGGTTGTCCTTTCTCTGGTTTCTTTAATATTGAGCCAATTTAGGGATTTAGTAAATGATATTACCAACTCGTCTATCAAATACGAGTCTATACGAAACTGATTATTATGGTTGGTTAGAAACTACCATAGAAAAGTTGCGATCGCGTCAGTTTTCTGTCCTGGACTTAGAAAATTTAATTGAAGAATTAGAAAGTATGGGCAGAACTGATTTACGAATGGCTAATAGTTTAATTAAACAAATTATTATTCATCGTCTTAAATTAGATAATTTACCTGATATTGATCCAAGAAAACATTGGCAAAAAGAAATTAATAATTTCCAAGAACAGTTAGAAGATTTACTATCCTCATCTTTGAGCGCAAAAATTGATTTAGATAAACTTTACAATCGAGCTAAAAAAGATATTTTAGTGGATTATTTAATTGATTTACCTCAATGTTGTCCTTATTCTCTTGCTGATTTATTAGATTCTCAATAATTTAATAAATCAGGTTTAACAAAAAATATGATCTCCCTAAATCCCCCTTCAGCAAGGGAGACTTATAAGTAGGGGGTCAATTATTAAAAGGCTAAAGCCTTATCCTATAAAAACGAAGTCCGCCTTCGCGGACAGCCATTATAAGTTGCGCAGGCAACCTTTGTTTATATAGCTTAACTCTAAAGAGTTAAAATAGACTTGACTTGACAAACAATCTTTAAAACAATGACATCAGAAGCAGATAAACAAAGAGATAGGCAGATTTATCAAGAAATTTTAGCGGGGAGAAAGTTCTCTTTAGCTGAGGCAATCGGTCAAGAAGCAGGCGATTTTTTAAAGGGAGAATCTCCTGTCCCGAAATTATTACAAGCTATTACAGAAATTAATAACTTTATTGCTAATAATTTAGAGGATTCATTAGGAGCATTACAAGGAGTTTTACAAACCTGGGTAACAACAGATGAAGCGGCCGTTAGTAGTCATTTGGATAAGCCTTTGTTGGCCTTACAAGACATTTTAGAATCAGTAATTAACAACGATCAATTATTATATGAATTGGTGAGACAAGTTGATTTTAAATGGGGTCAAATTTATGATGAAAAACCCTATTTTCAACAGCCAGGGAGTCAGCCTCATGTTGATGATGAATATACTCATGAGTCAGTTCGATCACAACTGATGGCATTACTAAACAAATTAAACCTGTAGATCCGTAGGGGTCAAGGGCCCTTGACCCCTACATTTGGGGAATTTTCGTAGGTTGGGTTGAGGAACGAAACCCAACACATCCCAGGGACTGGCGTTGGGTTTCACTATCGTTCAACCCAACCTACATTTATGTAAAACTTCCGTTGAATAATACTATGATTTAAATGAAAATTCTCCTAAGTGTTAATTTTTATATTGATTAGGGAAATTTAAGAATAGAAAATATGACCAATCCATCAGCTAAACATTTATGAATAAATTGAAAAAAAGCTATGAAGTTTTGGGAGTTTCTCCTGATGATACAAAAGAGCAAATTCAACAAGCTTACAGAGATTTAATCCAGGTATGGTATCCATATAGTTATGGATACAATCCTCGTCTACAGAAACAGGCAAAAGCTAAACTAAAAGAAATTAATTTAGCTTATGAAGAGATCATAAAAAGTCGCTCAAGCAGTGAAAATACTGATTGTGCTACACAAGTCAACGATTCTCAAGAAAAGAATTCAACTGAAGTTGATTTTAAGATTTTTACACAATTTATACTAAGTCTTTTTCAGCTAACACCAGAGGAGCAACAAAAACTGGAAAAAGAAATCAAAAAGAAAACAAATGTCGAGGAAAAGAAGTCGCAAGTACACTTTAAGATTTACGTCGCTTACCCTAACTCAGTCGTCACCAACTGCGATATGATAGGAATTGCAGTAGAAGAATTGCATTTCGGGCTATCATAGATCTTGTCAAAACTCTTTGAGTATTTTTAAGAGTAAATTAGTCATGGATTTGTGGTAGAAAGGGTAAATTTACGATAAAATAAGAGCCAAAGACTAAAAACAGTGAGAGAAGGTGACTCCTTCACGAACTTTACTCTTAAATGCCGAAGACAGTTTTAGCTAGTAAGGCGGTAGGCGTTTGGGGTTTCAGCCTGGGTCATGGGTGAGAAGCGACAGTCCATGATGAAGCACCGAAATAAACCTCAATGTGACATAATATACTACGTTGTATCAGTTTTATGTAGCAGCAAAATACAATTTGTTAGGAGGAATCACTGTGATTAAATCTTTAGTTCGTTTTGTTGTTGTATTGGTACTTGTTGTTAGCTGTTTTGCTTTTGTCGGCCCAGCTAATGCCGCTAAAACCTTAAACCCCGTTGATGCGAAATTAACCACCGAGTTTGGTCAAGCAATTGACTTAAATAATAGCAATATTCGGATGTTCCGAGAATTACGGGGCTTTTACCCTAATTTAGCCAGTAAAATCATTAACAACTCTCCCTATGACCAAGTAGAAGATGTGTTAGAGATTCCTGGTCTGAGTGAAACCCAGAAAGCACGTTTACAAGCTAATTTAGATAAGTTTGTTGTCACTCCTCCTTCTAGTGAACTTATTGAAGGAGATGATCGCTTAAACCCTGGTGTGTACTAAAAAATCAGTGAAATAGTCATTATTTTGCTAACCCACTTCCTCAAGGATGTGGGTTTTATGGTATTTGGGGTCTTGCCTACTCTAAAGGGTAAAATTAAAAAAATTTCTAGGAAAATAAAAGTTACTTTGATATCTTCCCTCAATAAAGCTAATTCTCTTGATACTGATTCTTTGACTACCGCTTTTGATATTCTGGTGGTAGGATCGGGAGCGGCCGGATTATATGCAGCCTTGTGTTTACCTGCT
This genomic window from Aphanothece sacrum FPU1 contains:
- the rpsD gene encoding 30S ribosomal protein S4, which gives rise to MSRYRGPRLRVVRRLGELPGLSRKNPRRAYPPGQHGQARKKRSEYAIRLEEKQKLRFNYGVTENQLVRYVKKARRATGSTGQKLLELLEMRLDNTVFRLGMAGTIPAARQLVNHGHVMVNGRVVDIASYQCRPGDVIAVRNQDRSRRLVEANIAYPGLANLPSHLEFDKNTFTGKVNGVVEREWVALQINELLVVEYYSRKA
- a CDS encoding sensor histidine kinase, encoding MVVSEGLLTKLSDVINRYETIAVGTCLSDHSSVNPHNSEKINRARLKAQGEWFAAIAALETLLLSLVNPLSEDSTICQGLILSAPTPILCHQTLTGLFQSAIFSTQGIQPSLLKRFQLPACCGSSEDISTLNMAQLPLFLDDPIVSEQFYLVLTPHFGLIAVLGENSLGLPGFEFSFAPEVIQECWLTLRARLLMTNHPQLAQLDALVNNFTPSTPDYRLVMEFSRLLLHHLPEITPVIDHKPRPIQSLDKNQGHSSSHISLDLPSVGEDAPDVALLQALTHEIRTPLTTIRTMTRLLLRNQTLSANMLKLLENIDQECTEQINRMELIFRATELKTTAQTAKSVQLVPTSLDDLLQKSIPCWKKQAKRRNVELEVELQKKLPQVVSDPAMLDQVLTGLIEKCTRSLSSGGKMRLEVTTAGHQLKLQFCTESPCYHNPLKALGQLLMFQPETGSLSLNLDVTKNLFHRLGGKLIVRQRSQQGEVFTIFLPLGTNALKKMKLESSSGNI
- a CDS encoding J domain-containing protein → MNKLKKSYEVLGVSPDDTKEQIQQAYRDLIQVWYPYSYGYNPRLQKQAKAKLKEINLAYEEIIKSRSSSENTDCATQVNDSQEKNSTEVDFKIFTQFILSLFQLTPEEQQKLEKEIKKKTNVEEKKSQVHFKIYVAYPNSVVTNCDMIGIAVEELHFGLS
- a CDS encoding DUF29 domain-containing protein, whose protein sequence is MILPTRLSNTSLYETDYYGWLETTIEKLRSRQFSVLDLENLIEELESMGRTDLRMANSLIKQIIIHRLKLDNLPDIDPRKHWQKEINNFQEQLEDLLSSSLSAKIDLDKLYNRAKKDILVDYLIDLPQCCPYSLADLLDSQ
- the psbU gene encoding photosystem II complex extrinsic protein PsbU, with product MKSLVRFVVVLVLVVSCFAFVGPANAAKTLNPVDAKLTTEFGQAIDLNNSNIRMFRELRGFYPNLASKIINNSPYDQVEDVLEIPGLSETQKARLQANLDKFVVTPPSSELIEGDDRLNPGVY